The Metamycoplasma phocicerebrale genome includes a region encoding these proteins:
- the rplA gene encoding 50S ribosomal protein L1 — MAKRITKNAKVLKTLVNKKDVYSLEDAINLAKKASFAKFDESLDIAIRLNLDTRKSDQQLRGAVVLPNGTGKTVKVLVATDDVTAQKAALEAGADLVYSSAELPEILNQDKYDFDVIVADPKMMLVLGKYGKKLGPKGLMPNPKTGTVTTNPAKAVEELKKGKANYRADKGGIIHASVGKKSMDTEALVQNAETLIQTIKRLKPQTVKGTYVLNIVVSTSMGASVKVKLD, encoded by the coding sequence AAGAATTACAAAAAATGCTAAAGTTTTAAAAACATTAGTTAACAAAAAAGATGTTTATTCATTAGAAGATGCTATTAATTTAGCAAAAAAAGCATCTTTCGCTAAATTTGATGAATCATTAGACATAGCAATTAGATTAAATTTAGACACTAGAAAATCAGATCAACAATTACGTGGAGCTGTTGTTTTACCAAATGGTACAGGAAAAACAGTTAAAGTGCTAGTTGCGACAGATGATGTTACAGCTCAAAAAGCTGCTTTGGAAGCTGGCGCTGATTTAGTATACTCATCTGCTGAATTACCAGAAATTTTAAATCAAGACAAATATGACTTTGATGTTATAGTTGCTGATCCTAAAATGATGTTAGTTTTAGGTAAATATGGTAAAAAACTTGGACCTAAAGGTTTAATGCCTAACCCTAAAACTGGAACAGTTACAACGAACCCAGCTAAAGCTGTTGAAGAATTAAAAAAAGGTAAGGCAAATTACCGTGCTGACAAAGGTGGAATCATTCATGCTTCAGTTGGTAAAAAATCAATGGACACAGAAGCATTAGTTCAAAATGCAGAAACTTTAATTCAAACAATTAAGAGATTAAAACCACAAACAGTTAAAGGGACATATGTTTTAAACATAGTTGTTTCAACATCAATGGGTGCGTCTGTTAAAGTTAAACTTGATTAA